From a region of the Bacillota bacterium genome:
- a CDS encoding carboxypeptidase-like regulatory domain-containing protein, with translation MHRFRQGQAAKRRPAARRRALVAWVFVWLVAVPASSGLVLAARAAGQGTPQQQPGAQEPAWRFTGAVKDPYGMGVKGARVRVVQLNLATETATDGSFQFEGRGTPGVVQVSAERPGYLPRTVSVTIEPGGLVRRDIELAINGEHFRQALDDVKLRLYREGGYSPLVWFIPRLGLVVRYTRPELRTSQDRLFDMLSAVVIAKDVMAPFPYLHDTAQLVGETVTPSEHLLRRYPRGPLLERVGQGSLDLQSALAWTERYFEFYRNGKGQNREVPGWQAIQQALDAVTAELFVEPGAGGVYVPGYGLVFNALPAPQFPPITALSVLGMLLAARVPVPDGERIFVQMDDRQALWALEAPVQTLRKLVSAQSQETFQLDLATIQDLYLLRNGMPWGL, from the coding sequence TTGCATCGATTCCGGCAGGGACAGGCGGCAAAAAGGCGACCGGCAGCACGCCGGCGCGCGCTCGTTGCGTGGGTCTTCGTTTGGCTTGTGGCCGTACCGGCCTCCTCAGGGCTGGTGCTTGCGGCTCGGGCGGCGGGCCAGGGCACGCCCCAACAGCAGCCCGGGGCCCAGGAACCGGCGTGGCGCTTCACCGGGGCCGTGAAAGACCCGTACGGCATGGGGGTCAAGGGAGCCCGGGTGCGGGTGGTGCAGCTCAACCTTGCCACGGAGACCGCAACGGACGGCAGTTTTCAGTTCGAGGGGCGAGGCACCCCCGGCGTCGTCCAGGTGTCGGCCGAACGCCCGGGTTACTTGCCGCGCACCGTAAGCGTTACCATCGAGCCGGGCGGGCTCGTGCGGCGGGACATTGAGCTGGCCATCAATGGCGAGCACTTCCGCCAGGCCCTCGATGACGTCAAGCTGCGCCTGTACCGGGAGGGCGGGTACTCGCCCCTGGTCTGGTTCATACCAAGGCTGGGCCTGGTGGTGCGCTACACCCGCCCGGAGCTTCGAACATCCCAGGACCGGCTCTTCGACATGCTCTCCGCCGTGGTCATCGCCAAGGATGTCATGGCCCCGTTTCCCTATCTTCACGATACCGCCCAGCTGGTCGGCGAAACGGTGACCCCCAGCGAGCACCTGCTGCGCCGCTACCCGAGGGGGCCGCTCCTGGAAAGGGTAGGGCAGGGTTCGCTTGACCTCCAGAGCGCGCTGGCCTGGACCGAACGGTATTTTGAATTTTACCGCAACGGCAAGGGCCAGAACCGGGAGGTCCCTGGCTGGCAGGCCATCCAGCAGGCGCTCGACGCCGTGACCGCAGAACTCTTCGTGGAGCCAGGCGCCGGCGGCGTGTACGTGCCGGGGTACGGACTCGTCTTCAACGCGCTGCCGGCTCCCCAGTTCCCGCCCATCACGGCGCTGAGCGTGCTGGGCATGCTCCTGGCGGCCCGGGTGCCGGTGCCGGACGGGGAGCGGATCTTTGTGCAGATGGACGACCGCCAGGCCCTCTGGGCGCTGGAGGCCCCTGTTCAGACGCTGCGCAAGCTTGTTTCGGCCCAAAGCCAGGAGACCTTTCAACTGGACCTGGCAACCATCCAGGATCTGTACCTCCTGCGAAATGGCATGCCCTGGGGGCTGTGA
- a CDS encoding uroporphyrinogen decarboxylase family protein, which produces MTKAERVQRALSGGTPDRIPFSIWCHFGTQHLPGSRTASIHVDFFQAYDLDWLKVMSDYRYPMPPGLSEVGSADDLRRFTRFGMDSLPFAEQLRCLREIRARIGEQAPFIETVFSPFGVARRTLRSRMRHIWEASPALFKNFLESVTETLQEYLRAVADTGASGIFYSTNGAGEDELDSRTFEEWVVPHDLAVLQAAAELAKAGRFYFNVVHVHGERLRWEPVFKGYPAHAFNWSVHHSPPTLAQARRATTRALIAGVDEVGLTGRTPSEVAAQVRQAIREAGPQGLLVGPGCAVPTETPSDLIVAAREACRL; this is translated from the coding sequence GTGACGAAGGCCGAACGCGTTCAGCGGGCTCTGTCCGGGGGGACGCCCGATCGGATCCCGTTTTCCATATGGTGCCATTTCGGAACGCAGCATCTGCCCGGTTCTAGGACGGCTTCCATTCACGTCGATTTCTTCCAGGCCTACGACCTGGACTGGCTCAAAGTGATGAGCGACTATCGCTACCCGATGCCGCCGGGCCTTTCGGAGGTGGGTTCTGCAGACGATCTGCGCCGCTTCACCCGTTTCGGAATGGACAGCCTTCCCTTTGCCGAGCAGTTGCGGTGCCTGCGAGAGATCCGCGCCCGGATCGGAGAGCAAGCGCCCTTCATCGAGACGGTGTTTAGCCCGTTCGGCGTGGCCCGCCGCACGCTGCGTAGCCGAATGCGGCACATTTGGGAGGCTAGCCCGGCATTATTCAAAAACTTTCTGGAATCCGTCACCGAAACGCTGCAGGAGTACCTCCGGGCCGTCGCCGATACGGGCGCCTCGGGCATATTCTACTCGACGAACGGCGCAGGAGAAGACGAACTGGACTCCCGGACGTTTGAGGAGTGGGTCGTCCCCCACGACCTGGCGGTGCTGCAGGCCGCCGCCGAACTCGCAAAGGCCGGCCGCTTCTACTTCAACGTCGTCCACGTGCACGGCGAGCGGCTTCGCTGGGAACCGGTCTTCAAAGGCTACCCGGCGCACGCCTTCAACTGGTCGGTGCACCATTCGCCGCCCACGCTGGCCCAGGCCCGCCGGGCCACCACGCGGGCGCTCATCGCCGGCGTCGACGAGGTGGGCCTCACCGGTAGGACGCCATCCGAGGTGGCTGCGCAGGTACGGCAGGCCATCCGGGAGGCCGGCCCGCAGGGGCTACTCGTCGGGCCGGGGTGCGCCGTGCCGACCGAAACGCCCTCCGACCTCATCGTCGCGGCCCGCGAGGCGTGCAGGCTTTGA